A genomic stretch from Pontivivens ytuae includes:
- a CDS encoding NifU family protein has protein sequence MFIQTEATPNPATLKFLPGQAVMSAGTADFPSAEAAEASPLARRVFGVEGVTGVFFGPDFVTVTKADAVQWDHVKPAILGAIMEHFQSGQPVMESDAGTVGHAEHTGEDGEIVGQIKTLLDTRVRPAVAQDGGDITFHGFDRGVVYLHMQGACAGCPSSTMTLKMGIENLLRHYIPEVTEVRPVGV, from the coding sequence ATGTTTATCCAGACCGAGGCGACGCCGAACCCGGCCACCCTGAAATTCCTGCCCGGGCAGGCCGTAATGTCCGCCGGCACCGCCGATTTTCCATCCGCTGAGGCGGCGGAGGCTTCGCCGCTCGCCCGCCGCGTCTTCGGCGTCGAGGGCGTGACCGGCGTGTTCTTCGGCCCCGACTTCGTGACCGTGACTAAGGCGGATGCCGTGCAGTGGGACCATGTGAAGCCCGCGATCCTCGGCGCGATCATGGAGCATTTCCAGTCCGGCCAGCCGGTGATGGAGAGCGATGCTGGCACCGTCGGCCATGCCGAGCATACCGGTGAGGACGGTGAGATCGTCGGCCAGATCAAGACGCTGCTCGACACCCGGGTCCGCCCGGCCGTTGCACAGGACGGCGGCGACATCACGTTCCACGGCTTCGACCGCGGCGTGGTCTACCTGCACATGCAGGGTGCGTGCGCGGGCTGCCCGTCGTCGACGATGACGCTGAAGATGGGGATCGAGAACCTGCTGCGGCACTACATCCCCGAGGTGACGGAGGTCCGCCCTGTCGGCGTCTGA
- the tsaB gene encoding tRNA (adenosine(37)-N6)-threonylcarbamoyltransferase complex dimerization subunit type 1 TsaB yields the protein MLAHAREEMARGQAERLMPMLEEVSGFEVDLLAVCVGPGNFTGIRIAVAAARGLALAKGIPAVGVSVLESLAPESGEALVLADARQERLYAQMFRDGVAQADIRLTDADEIAEAAPQRWHVVGHRAEEIAERLAAPSFDVREVADLAAIARIAATRPDAPRPAPLYVRPPDAALPSEPPPVILP from the coding sequence ATGCTCGCCCATGCGCGGGAGGAGATGGCCCGCGGCCAGGCCGAGCGGCTGATGCCGATGCTGGAGGAGGTCTCGGGCTTTGAGGTCGACCTGCTCGCGGTCTGCGTTGGTCCGGGCAACTTCACCGGCATCCGCATCGCGGTGGCCGCGGCCCGGGGGCTGGCGCTTGCCAAGGGCATTCCCGCGGTCGGCGTGAGCGTGCTCGAAAGCCTTGCGCCCGAGAGCGGCGAGGCGCTGGTTCTCGCCGATGCGCGGCAGGAGCGGCTCTATGCCCAGATGTTCCGGGACGGGGTGGCGCAGGCCGACATCCGCCTGACCGATGCCGACGAGATCGCGGAGGCCGCACCCCAGCGCTGGCACGTGGTCGGCCACCGGGCGGAGGAGATCGCGGAGCGCCTCGCCGCCCCCTCCTTCGACGTGCGGGAGGTGGCGGATCTCGCCGCCATCGCCCGGATCGCAGCGACCCGCCCCGATGCTCCGCGCCCGGCACCGCTCTATGTCCGGCCGCCGGACGCGGCGCTGCCCTCCGAACCGCCGCCGGTCATCCTGCCATGA
- a CDS encoding GNAT family N-acetyltransferase, with translation MIDADALADLHARCFTDGPRPWTAREFADFDAAPEALILTAPGALAVAQQAGDEAELLTIAVAPEARGQGRATGLLADMMAELARRGARFLFLEVAADNAAARALYASASFTLSGQRKGYYRRGDGRRVDALVLSRHL, from the coding sequence ATGATCGACGCGGACGCGCTGGCGGACCTGCATGCCCGCTGCTTCACCGACGGCCCGCGCCCGTGGACGGCGCGTGAGTTCGCCGATTTCGACGCGGCGCCGGAGGCGCTGATCCTGACCGCACCCGGTGCGCTCGCCGTAGCCCAGCAGGCGGGGGACGAGGCCGAACTGCTCACCATCGCCGTCGCCCCGGAAGCCCGCGGCCAGGGCCGCGCCACCGGCCTGCTCGCCGACATGATGGCGGAGCTCGCCCGGCGCGGTGCGCGCTTCCTGTTCCTGGAGGTCGCTGCGGACAACGCGGCCGCGCGCGCACTCTATGCCAGCGCGAGCTTCACCCTGTCGGGCCAGCGCAAGGGCTACTACCGCCGCGGCGATGGCCGCCGGGTAGATGCCCTGGTCCTCTCGCGCCACCTCTAG
- a CDS encoding acyl-CoA dehydrogenase, giving the protein MPNILDPRDISFLLYDLLGLEALLEATGHDRATADGILATAERMAEELFQPFAAKADAEEPRFDGTRVHLIPETEPALKAYAEAGFPAAGFAEADGGMGLPYLLCQAAAGWFTAANVGFAAYPFLAQAAGNLLAAYGTEEQKAKYLAPIVEGRFFGTMCLSEPQAGSSLADIRTRAEPQEDGSYRLFGDKMWISGGAHEMGENIVHLVLAKIPGGPAGTKGISLFLVPKVLEDGTLNDVRLAGLNHKMGYRGATNCALNFGEEGGAVGYLVGEPHRGLAVMFHMMNEARIGVGQGAAVLGVSGYLHALDYAKERTQGRDVTERDVTTPMVPIIEHADVRRQLMQAKSYAEGALALCLYAASLVDREKAGDAAATQLLAILTPIVKSWPSEFALRANDIAIQVHGGYGYTRDYPVERLYRDNRLNPIHEGTKGIQGMDLLGRKVVQDGGAPLRALLAEIGATLKAAEAMPEERDALAALVGRVGEVTMGMAATAAQDPKGYLANATVYLDMLGHVVVGWMWLRMALAAESHPDADFAAGKRAACRYFFRYELPATGPWLDLLAAQDRTCLEAEASWF; this is encoded by the coding sequence ATGCCGAACATTCTGGATCCGCGCGACATCTCGTTCCTGCTCTACGATCTGCTGGGGCTCGAGGCGCTGCTGGAGGCGACAGGCCATGATCGCGCGACGGCGGATGGCATCCTCGCGACGGCGGAGCGGATGGCCGAGGAGCTGTTCCAGCCCTTCGCCGCCAAGGCCGATGCGGAGGAACCGCGCTTCGACGGCACGCGCGTCCACCTGATCCCGGAGACGGAACCGGCTCTGAAGGCCTATGCCGAGGCGGGCTTCCCGGCGGCGGGATTTGCCGAAGCCGACGGCGGGATGGGGCTGCCCTACCTGCTGTGCCAGGCGGCGGCGGGGTGGTTCACGGCGGCCAATGTGGGCTTTGCGGCCTATCCCTTCCTTGCGCAGGCGGCGGGCAACCTGCTCGCGGCCTACGGGACGGAGGAGCAGAAGGCGAAGTATCTCGCACCGATCGTCGAGGGGCGCTTCTTCGGCACCATGTGCCTCAGCGAGCCGCAGGCGGGCTCGTCGCTCGCCGATATCCGCACACGGGCCGAGCCGCAGGAGGACGGGAGCTATCGGCTCTTCGGCGACAAGATGTGGATCTCGGGCGGGGCGCACGAGATGGGGGAGAACATCGTTCACCTGGTGCTCGCCAAGATCCCCGGCGGGCCGGCGGGGACCAAGGGGATCTCGCTCTTCCTCGTGCCGAAGGTGCTGGAGGACGGCACGCTCAACGACGTCCGGCTGGCCGGTCTCAACCACAAGATGGGCTACCGCGGTGCCACGAACTGTGCGCTGAACTTCGGGGAAGAGGGCGGGGCGGTCGGCTATCTGGTCGGTGAGCCGCACCGCGGCCTCGCCGTGATGTTCCACATGATGAACGAGGCGCGGATCGGCGTGGGGCAGGGCGCGGCGGTGTTGGGTGTCTCGGGCTACCTCCACGCACTCGACTACGCGAAGGAGCGGACGCAGGGCCGCGACGTGACCGAGCGCGATGTGACAACGCCCATGGTGCCGATCATCGAGCATGCGGACGTGCGGCGGCAACTGATGCAGGCGAAGAGCTATGCGGAGGGAGCACTCGCGCTCTGCCTTTACGCCGCGAGCCTCGTGGATCGGGAGAAGGCGGGGGATGCGGCTGCCACGCAGTTGCTGGCGATCCTGACCCCGATCGTGAAGTCCTGGCCCTCGGAATTCGCCCTGCGCGCCAATGACATCGCGATCCAGGTGCACGGCGGCTACGGCTACACGCGGGACTACCCGGTGGAGCGGCTCTACCGCGACAACCGTCTCAACCCGATCCATGAAGGGACGAAGGGCATCCAGGGGATGGACCTGCTCGGCCGCAAGGTGGTGCAGGATGGTGGCGCGCCGCTCCGGGCGCTGCTGGCCGAGATCGGGGCGACGCTCAAGGCCGCCGAAGCAATGCCGGAAGAGCGCGATGCGCTGGCGGCGTTGGTGGGTCGGGTCGGCGAGGTCACGATGGGGATGGCGGCGACGGCGGCGCAGGATCCGAAGGGGTATCTGGCGAACGCGACGGTCTATCTCGACATGCTGGGGCACGTCGTCGTCGGTTGGATGTGGCTGCGCATGGCGCTGGCCGCCGAGAGCCATCCGGATGCCGATTTCGCGGCAGGGAAGAGGGCGGCTTGTCGCTATTTCTTCCGCTACGAGCTGCCGGCGACGGGGCCGTGGCTCGACCTGCTGGCGGCGCAGGATCGTACCTGTCTGGAGGCCGAGGCCTCTTGGTTCTGA
- a CDS encoding GFA family protein, translating to MTMTGGCYCGALRYEVTGRPLFKAQCHCRACQHIAGGGPNYFMVLPPDGFAYVTGAPKRFARPDLEQPVTREFCETCGTHITTRRPDLNGVVLKVGTLDDPAAFGGPKAAIFMEDRQPFHIVADDVPCFETLPTGG from the coding sequence ATGACGATGACAGGCGGATGCTATTGCGGCGCGCTGCGCTACGAGGTGACGGGCCGGCCGCTCTTCAAGGCGCAGTGCCACTGCCGCGCCTGCCAGCACATCGCGGGCGGCGGGCCGAACTACTTCATGGTGCTGCCGCCGGACGGGTTCGCCTATGTGACAGGCGCGCCGAAGCGCTTCGCCCGCCCGGATCTGGAGCAGCCGGTGACCCGCGAGTTCTGTGAGACGTGCGGGACACACATCACAACCCGCCGTCCCGATCTCAACGGTGTGGTGCTGAAGGTGGGAACACTGGACGATCCGGCGGCCTTCGGCGGACCGAAGGCTGCAATCTTCATGGAGGATCGGCAGCCCTTCCATATCGTCGCCGACGACGTCCCCTGCTTCGAGACGCTGCCGACGGGGGGCTGA